One window of Salegentibacter sp. Hel_I_6 genomic DNA carries:
- the dinB gene encoding DNA polymerase IV: protein MNQELPLRKIIHIDMDAFYASVEQLDNPELRGKAIAVGGSSERGVVSAASYEARKYGVKSAMSSVIAKRNCPHLIFVKTRFDRYREISQQIREIFYEYTDLVEPLSLDEAYLDVTENKKGNPSASLIAREIREKIKEKTGLNASAGISINKFIAKIASDFNKPNGQKTVNPEEVEAFLEVLDIRKFHGVGKVTAEKMYMLGIFTGKDLKTKSEEYLTEKFGKSGAHYFNVVRGIHLSEVKPNRIRKSLGAERTFDENISSEIFMLERLENIAEEIERRLKKSKVAGKTVTLKLKYSDFTQQTRSKTISFYISSKELILENAKELLYQEKMKDSVRLLGISLSNLNTDKNEKKPKEEKEIEVQLKFEF from the coding sequence GTGAATCAAGAACTTCCTCTTCGCAAAATCATTCATATAGATATGGATGCGTTCTATGCCTCGGTAGAACAACTGGACAATCCCGAATTACGTGGTAAGGCCATTGCTGTGGGTGGAAGTTCTGAAAGAGGGGTTGTTAGTGCTGCAAGCTACGAAGCGCGAAAATATGGCGTAAAAAGCGCTATGAGTAGCGTAATTGCCAAACGCAATTGCCCACATCTAATCTTTGTAAAGACACGGTTTGATCGCTACCGGGAAATTTCACAACAAATCAGGGAAATATTCTATGAATATACAGACCTGGTGGAACCGCTTTCTCTAGATGAAGCCTACCTTGATGTTACAGAAAATAAAAAGGGAAATCCCAGTGCCAGCCTTATCGCCAGAGAAATACGGGAGAAAATTAAAGAAAAAACCGGCTTAAATGCTTCGGCAGGAATTTCTATAAATAAATTTATCGCAAAAATTGCCAGTGATTTTAATAAACCTAACGGACAAAAAACGGTAAATCCCGAAGAAGTTGAAGCCTTTTTGGAAGTTTTAGACATCAGGAAATTTCACGGCGTGGGTAAAGTAACTGCCGAAAAAATGTATATGCTGGGCATATTTACAGGAAAAGATCTAAAAACCAAAAGTGAAGAATATTTAACCGAAAAATTCGGGAAAAGTGGTGCTCATTATTTTAATGTGGTTCGCGGTATTCATTTGAGTGAAGTAAAACCGAATAGAATTAGGAAATCACTTGGTGCCGAACGCACTTTTGATGAAAATATCTCTTCAGAAATTTTTATGCTGGAAAGGCTGGAAAACATCGCTGAAGAAATAGAACGCCGACTTAAAAAAAGCAAGGTTGCGGGAAAAACTGTCACCCTCAAGTTAAAATACAGCGATTTCACCCAGCAAACTCGCAGCAAAACTATTTCATTCTACATTTCCAGCAAAGAGCTTATTCTAGAAAACGCCAAAGAATTATTGTACCAGGAAAAAATGAAAGATTCAGTTAGACTTTTAGGAATTTCCCTTTCTAATTTAAATACCGATAAAAACGAAAAGAAACCAAAAGAGGAAAAGGAAATTGAGGTGCAATTGAAGTTTGAGTTTTAA
- the pyk gene encoding pyruvate kinase, producing the protein MPTNKKTKIVATLGPATSSKETLDKMLQAGVNVFRVNFSHANYDDVKERIQMIRDLNKEKGYNAAILGDLQGPKLRVGVMKDEVVVAEGDEIIFATGKEFKGTAERVYMNYETFPQDVSAGERILLDDGKLIFEVISSNKKDEVRTRVIQGGPLKSKKGVNLPNTNISLPALTEKDVKDAIFACEMQVDWMALSFVRHAEDLKELQDLIKKHSEYKIPIIAKIEKPEGVANIDKIVAYCDGLMVARGDLGVEIPAQEVPLIQKKLVLTAKKARIPVIIATQMMETMITSLTPTRAEVNDVANSVMDGADAVMLSGETSVGQYPVQVIQKMTQILETVENSPLIKVPHDPPHVRTNRYITKAVCYHAAHMANEIKAKAICTLTNSGYTAFQISAWRPEAHILVFTSNNRILSQLSLLWGVKAFHYDKFVSTDETIDDINRIAKEKTFVEVGDFTINLAAMPIGEKGMVNTLRVSEIE; encoded by the coding sequence ATGCCAACAAATAAGAAAACTAAAATAGTTGCTACCCTTGGGCCAGCAACTAGTTCCAAAGAGACTTTAGATAAAATGCTCCAGGCCGGGGTGAACGTTTTTAGAGTAAACTTTTCCCACGCTAATTATGATGATGTAAAAGAACGCATCCAAATGATTAGAGACCTGAATAAGGAAAAAGGCTATAACGCAGCTATTCTTGGGGATTTACAAGGCCCTAAATTGCGCGTTGGAGTTATGAAAGACGAGGTGGTAGTTGCCGAAGGGGATGAGATTATTTTTGCCACCGGAAAGGAATTTAAAGGAACTGCAGAACGCGTTTATATGAATTACGAAACTTTTCCGCAAGATGTATCTGCGGGAGAGCGTATTCTTTTAGACGACGGAAAACTTATTTTTGAAGTAATAAGTTCAAATAAAAAAGATGAAGTTAGAACCCGGGTTATCCAGGGCGGGCCTTTAAAATCTAAAAAAGGAGTAAACCTTCCAAATACTAATATTTCTCTACCCGCCTTGACCGAAAAGGATGTAAAAGATGCGATTTTCGCCTGTGAAATGCAGGTAGACTGGATGGCACTTTCTTTTGTTCGTCACGCCGAGGATTTAAAAGAACTTCAGGATCTAATAAAAAAGCATAGCGAATATAAGATTCCTATTATTGCTAAAATTGAAAAACCGGAAGGAGTAGCAAATATCGATAAGATTGTTGCTTACTGTGATGGTTTAATGGTAGCTCGTGGAGATTTAGGAGTGGAAATTCCTGCTCAGGAAGTGCCTCTAATTCAAAAGAAATTGGTACTTACCGCGAAAAAAGCTCGAATTCCGGTAATTATTGCCACTCAAATGATGGAGACTATGATCACCAGTCTTACGCCTACACGGGCTGAGGTTAACGATGTAGCTAACTCTGTTATGGATGGGGCTGATGCCGTAATGCTTAGTGGAGAAACTTCGGTAGGGCAGTATCCTGTTCAGGTTATTCAGAAAATGACACAAATTCTCGAAACCGTAGAGAACTCGCCATTAATTAAAGTTCCTCACGATCCACCGCACGTACGCACCAATAGATACATAACCAAAGCGGTTTGTTATCACGCGGCGCATATGGCTAACGAGATCAAGGCCAAAGCAATTTGTACTTTAACCAATAGTGGATATACGGCTTTCCAGATTTCAGCCTGGAGACCTGAAGCACATATTTTGGTATTTACTTCGAATAATAGAATTTTATCGCAGCTTAGCTTGCTCTGGGGTGTTAAGGCCTTTCATTACGACAAGTTTGTAAGCACCGATGAAACTATTGATGATATTAACCGAATAGCGAAAGAGAAAACTTTTGTAGAGGTAGGTGATTTCACCATAAATCTTGCAGCAATGCCAATTGGTGAAAAAGGTATGGTGAATACTTTAAGAGTTTCTGAAATAGAATAA